GGTTGTGCGCAAAGCGCATCGAATTTTGAGCACTCAAGAACTAAATGAGCTTGGTGCAATCCCTGTCAAAGGAAAACAATAGTAACCGGACCGGGTCCGGCGGGGAAGGGTTAAGCTAACCCCTCCCTTTGGGACCCGGTCCCGTAACAAAAACAGGTTGAATAGGGGAGAGATTCAATGATTGGTGACCACATGAGCAAAAAAGTGGATTTTTTTAGAAGATTACGAATGATTTCTTTCGATAACCAAAGGCAATTTGGAAAGACCCCGAAAGAGATACCCCAGAAAAAAAGAGAGAAAGAGGGGGCGCTGAGTTATCCAAACTTCCCCCAAGGGAATGATGCTTCCCGGCGGTCTGATGAAACGTGTGACATGAGGGTTTCTCAAAAGTATTGGGATAACCTTTGGAAGGAAGAACGAGTTTGTGTTAATCCAGGAAAGAAGCAAAAAAGAAATAAAATAATACCTGATCACTGGAAAGCGGGTATCGAATTGATGGAATGGGCCTGAAAAAATAAAGGTAAGTGCCGGGTTCACGCCTGAAATAATGTTAACCAAGGAGAAAATATGAAAAAATATTTATGAATAATGGGGACGGTTCTGGCGGGGACAGACTTGGAACGGAAGTGGCTGTGTCCCTCTCAGAACCGTCCCCGATTTTTGAAAAGAAAGAATAAGGGGTCAGACCCCACGTTCTATTATGATGATTAAAAGCGGCGGATCGCGATGATGGATACGGCATTTTGGCATCGAAAATGGGAAAAGAATGACATTGCATTCCATGGAAGTGAAGCCAATCCGCTCCTGGTGAAATATTTCGACAAGCTCTCTTTAGCCCGGGAAAGCCGGGTGTTCTTGCCGCTATGCGGCAAAACGCGGGATATCAGTTGGTTTCTTTCCCGAGGTTATCGTATCGTGGGATCGGAACTGGTGGCTCTGGCTATCGAGCAATTATTTGCGGATCTCGATATGGAATTCGAAATAACCCGCGCTGGAGAGGCGAAACGTTATAGCGCAAAAGATATCGACATCTTCGTCGGAGATATCTTTTGTTTGTCCAAAAGCCTGCTGGGTCCGGTCGGCGCCGTTTATGACCGGGCAGCTTTGGTGGCACTACCCAAAGAAATGCGTAAACGCTATGCGGCACAGGTCCAGGATGTGACTCGTGAAGCGCCGCAGCTGCTCATTTCCTACGAATATGACCAAGCGCAGATGGAAGGGCCTCCTTTTTCTATCAGCGGCGACGAAATCCGGGAGCGCTATGGGAGCTATGACGTGACTTTACTTGAAAGCGTCGCTGTGCCGGGCGGATTAAAAGGAAAATGCGCGGCCAGCGAGAATGCATGGCTGTTGTCGACAAAAAAATAAACAAGATAGCGGTACCGATAGCGGTACCGGTTCTCTGGGGGACAGGTATGAAACCCGTCCCTGGCAGAACCGGAACAAAAGGGGTCAGACCCCACTGGGGACAGGTCTAAATAAAAAGGACATGATTGAAATGATGCAACGATTGATAAAGCCGCTTTTTTGGACTGTGTTCGGCATGGCTCTCTTTTTGCCGGTCCCAGCGCTGGCGCTCACTCATGAGCAATTGCTCGAGTATAAAAAGGAACTGCGGGCCGTGGACCTCGAGTATCTCAGCCAGCTCAAGGAGAGAATGCTCGAGATTAAAAATGGGGACGGTTCTGGCGGGGATGGATTTGAAGCGGATACGAATGTAGCTGTGTCCCTCTCAGAACCGTCCTTAATTTTATTCCTTACCGGATATCGTGAAACGGTCCTGGTTTTACCGCCACGCATCCCAATAAGTGTCAATGTCGCTTCTTACGGGATCCCCATATATTCCGGAGAATCCTTGAATCCCGTCCTCTGTGAAATTGAAGGGGGTCACGCCGCCGCCCTGATGATAAATCGTTAGACTAATAGAATAAGTATCCAACCACGGCCATGCGGGCGGTGTGACTGTAATGACATAGCCGTCTTCTGTGTCTAGTCCGTTATAGAGGTTCCGCTTGGTTACGCTTTTAACAATGCCGTTCGGATCGGTCTGAAGCGAGCGGAGGGTGTCCCATGTCTGGGTGGAATTCTGGCCGCTGGGCCTCGTATTGGTTTCGATTTGATGTTCATTGACGGATCCTGTGAATGACCCGTCGGCATTCGTTTGTTTACTAACCTGCGTCGTGTTGGCTATGTTTTTTGTCCATTCCCACTGCCACGTCCGGGTTGCAGTATCCCAACGATTTGCGACGTGCGTGTCAGTGCTGGTATGCGAAACCGTGGTCGAATTTAAAAAACTCCAGCTGAAAGTTTTGGTATCAATGGTTTCAAGGCCGAGCATCCATCGGGTTTTGATTTCTTTTTGAGGCTTGGTCATTCCCGTGCTGGGCGGATAATAATAATGCTCTAAACGGGTGCCCCGCTTCTTGCTGTCCGCTTGGTCGGCCATGATGTCCTGCTTCGTAACGTCCACAAGCGACCAATTTTCATTAAGGTCATACGAGGCATAATTACCATCCGGATCCGGCATGGTAATCATTTCGAGTTTGGTATATTTTTCAAAATTTTTATGCTTCACAGGCGCGCTCGCCTCATCCACGGGTTCCCACACCAGCGTATTCCGAGTTTCGTGATATCCCGTATCGTCATGATTCGTAATACTCCGGTCCCAGTCCTCGATCAAGGTTTCATCTCCTGAAATTTCCGTTAATTTCCATTTTTCTTCGCCTTGATCCCAGAGATGTTTTTTATTGATTTCGATATCCGTTGTTTTTTTATCCTTCACAGTGCCCGTTTCATCGCGGCTTTTAAAGTGAGTCGTTTGGGTGCCGTTATCCCAGCTGATGTCGGTATTTTCCTGCAGATGCCCGTTAAAAGTCATGGAGTTTTTGTAACCCCATTTTGTGGCATCGGAGCTTGTTTTGTACCAGGATTCATCTAATGAGTCTGTAA
This window of the Verrucomicrobiia bacterium genome carries:
- the tmpT gene encoding thiopurine S-methyltransferase, which gives rise to MDTAFWHRKWEKNDIAFHGSEANPLLVKYFDKLSLARESRVFLPLCGKTRDISWFLSRGYRIVGSELVALAIEQLFADLDMEFEITRAGEAKRYSAKDIDIFVGDIFCLSKSLLGPVGAVYDRAALVALPKEMRKRYAAQVQDVTREAPQLLISYEYDQAQMEGPPFSISGDEIRERYGSYDVTLLESVAVPGGLKGKCAASENAWLLSTKK